One Candidatus Binatia bacterium DNA window includes the following coding sequences:
- the glnA gene encoding glutamine synthetase has product MTPKEVVKFAKEQKCVCVDLKFLDFLGTWQHFTIPMSELDERLFEEGTGFDGSSIRGWQPINASDMLVVPDPETAVVDPFMQEKTLSLICNIVDPITKEEYTRDPRNIARKAEAYLKSTGIGDVAYFGPEPEFFILDDIRFDQNEHCGFYFLDSKEGRWNSGREENPNLGYKPRYKEGYFPVPPTDSLQDIRQEMVLIMEQVGIRVEKQHHEVATAGQAEIDMRFLPLVKMGDALKWYKYIVKNVARRHGKTATFMPKPIFQDNGSGMHTHQSIWKGEKPLFAGDGYGGLSELALHYIGGILKHAPAIAAFSNPSTNSYRRLVPGFEAPVNLAYSSRNRSAAVRIPMYSPSPKAKRIEVRFPDPLCNGYLTFAAMLMAGLDGIQNKIDPGEPLDKDIYSLTPEELEGVPSMPASLEEALQCLRRDHEFLLKGDVFTQDVIDTWIEYKMEHEVNAIRLRPHPYEFALYYDG; this is encoded by the coding sequence ATGACTCCCAAAGAGGTCGTCAAGTTCGCCAAAGAGCAGAAGTGCGTCTGCGTGGATCTCAAGTTCCTCGACTTCCTGGGCACGTGGCAGCACTTCACGATTCCCATGTCGGAGCTCGACGAGCGGCTCTTCGAGGAAGGGACCGGGTTCGACGGGTCCTCGATCCGCGGCTGGCAGCCCATCAACGCTTCGGACATGCTCGTGGTCCCCGATCCGGAAACGGCCGTCGTCGACCCGTTCATGCAGGAGAAGACCCTGAGCCTCATCTGCAACATCGTGGACCCGATCACCAAGGAAGAGTACACGCGCGACCCGCGGAACATCGCACGGAAGGCCGAGGCGTATCTCAAGTCCACGGGCATCGGGGACGTGGCGTACTTCGGGCCGGAACCCGAGTTCTTCATTCTCGACGACATCCGCTTCGACCAGAACGAGCACTGCGGGTTCTACTTCCTGGATTCGAAGGAAGGGCGCTGGAACAGCGGCCGCGAAGAGAACCCGAACCTGGGCTACAAGCCCCGCTACAAGGAGGGCTACTTCCCCGTGCCGCCGACCGACTCCCTGCAGGACATCCGGCAGGAAATGGTCCTGATCATGGAGCAGGTCGGCATCCGGGTGGAAAAGCAGCACCACGAGGTCGCCACGGCCGGTCAGGCCGAGATCGACATGCGCTTTCTTCCGCTCGTGAAGATGGGCGACGCGCTGAAGTGGTACAAGTACATCGTGAAGAACGTCGCCCGCCGTCACGGAAAGACGGCGACCTTCATGCCGAAGCCCATCTTCCAGGACAACGGATCCGGGATGCACACCCACCAGTCCATCTGGAAGGGCGAAAAGCCCCTCTTTGCGGGTGACGGTTACGGTGGCCTTTCCGAGCTCGCGCTCCACTACATCGGCGGCATCCTCAAGCACGCCCCGGCCATCGCGGCCTTCTCGAACCCCTCGACCAACAGTTACCGCAGGCTCGTCCCCGGCTTCGAGGCGCCCGTGAACCTCGCCTACTCGAGCCGGAACCGCTCGGCCGCCGTCCGCATCCCGATGTATTCGCCCTCCCCGAAGGCCAAGCGGATCGAGGTCCGATTCCCCGACCCGCTCTGCAACGGCTACCTCACGTTCGCGGCCATGCTCATGGCGGGACTCGACGGCATCCAGAACAAGATCGACCCGGGAGAACCGCTCGACAAGGACATCTATTCGCTCACACCCGAGGAGCTCGAGGGGGTGCCCTCCATGCCGGCGAGCCTCGAGGAAGCTCTCCAGTGCCTCAGGCGCGACCACGAGTTCCTGCTGAAGGGCGACGTCTTCACGCAGGACGTGATCGACACCTGGATCGAGTACAAGATGGAGCACGAGGTGAACGCGATCCGACTCCGTCCTCACCCCTACGAGTTCGCCCTCTACTACGACGGCTGA
- the glnB gene encoding nitrogen regulatory protein P-II 1, producing MKKVEAIIKPFKLDEVKEALARVGVQGLTVTEVKGFGRQKGHTELYRGAEYVVDFLPKVKLDIVVRDEQVAEVVEAIQNAARTGRIGDGKIFVLPLDEVVRIRTGERGGDAV from the coding sequence ATGAAAAAGGTGGAAGCCATCATCAAGCCGTTCAAGCTCGACGAGGTGAAAGAAGCCCTCGCGCGGGTCGGGGTGCAGGGCCTCACCGTGACCGAAGTGAAGGGCTTCGGCCGGCAGAAGGGCCACACCGAGCTCTACCGCGGGGCGGAGTACGTCGTCGATTTTCTCCCCAAGGTGAAGCTCGACATCGTGGTGCGGGACGAGCAGGTGGCCGAGGTGGTCGAGGCCATCCAGAACGCGGCGCGGACGGGCCGGATCGGAGACGGAAAGATTTTCGTCCTTCCGCTCGACGAGGTGGTTCGTATCCGTACGGGGGAGCGGGGGGGCGACGCGGTCTAG
- a CDS encoding ammonium transporter translates to MIHARNRRYGYVVALFSVVLLVPCAWAQEGGAIDPGDTAWLLVSSALVLLMTPALGFFYAGMVRRKNVLATIMHSFFMVALISVQWLVIGYTLSFGPDQAKFLGGLDHAFLRGVGAEPKGTVPHAAFMIFQGMFAIITPALITGAFAERMKFGAFVLFSLLWATFVYDPVCHWVWGGGWLGELGALDFAGGTVVHINSGVAALAAALVIGPRLGYPREQILPNNLGYTVLGAGILWFGWFGFNAGSALAADGLAATAFVATHMAAAAATLAWAASEYFHRGKASVLGAASGAVAGLVAITPAAGYVGPVSSVWIGVGAGVLCYAAVNLKFRLGYDDSLDVVGVHGVGGTWGALATGLFASTAVNPGGADGLFFGNPGLVVTQLVGVAATILYSFVVTFVLLKIVDGAVGLRVSEEDEITGLDLSQHGETGYNL, encoded by the coding sequence ATGATCCACGCTCGAAATCGCCGGTATGGGTACGTCGTCGCGCTTTTTTCCGTCGTGCTCCTCGTCCCCTGTGCGTGGGCACAGGAAGGGGGTGCGATCGACCCGGGTGACACGGCATGGCTTCTCGTCTCCTCGGCCCTCGTTCTGCTCATGACGCCGGCTCTCGGTTTTTTCTACGCCGGGATGGTGCGCCGGAAAAACGTGCTCGCGACGATCATGCACAGCTTCTTCATGGTCGCGCTCATCAGCGTGCAGTGGCTCGTCATCGGGTACACGCTTTCCTTCGGCCCCGATCAAGCGAAGTTTCTCGGCGGTCTCGACCACGCTTTTCTGCGCGGCGTGGGGGCGGAACCCAAGGGAACGGTACCGCACGCGGCGTTCATGATCTTCCAGGGGATGTTCGCGATCATCACGCCGGCGCTCATCACGGGCGCGTTCGCGGAGCGGATGAAGTTCGGGGCTTTCGTCCTCTTCAGCCTCCTCTGGGCGACCTTCGTCTACGATCCCGTCTGCCACTGGGTCTGGGGCGGGGGCTGGCTCGGCGAACTGGGCGCCCTCGACTTCGCCGGCGGCACGGTGGTCCACATCAATTCGGGCGTGGCGGCACTCGCAGCCGCGCTCGTCATCGGGCCGAGGCTCGGGTATCCGCGGGAGCAGATCCTGCCCAACAACCTGGGCTACACGGTTCTCGGAGCCGGCATCCTCTGGTTCGGCTGGTTCGGCTTCAACGCCGGGAGTGCTCTTGCGGCAGACGGGCTCGCGGCCACGGCCTTCGTGGCGACGCACATGGCGGCGGCGGCGGCGACGCTCGCCTGGGCAGCGTCGGAGTACTTCCACCGTGGCAAGGCGAGCGTGCTCGGCGCCGCCTCGGGGGCGGTCGCGGGGCTCGTCGCCATCACGCCGGCGGCGGGTTACGTGGGTCCGGTGAGTTCCGTCTGGATCGGAGTCGGCGCCGGGGTTCTCTGCTACGCCGCCGTGAACCTCAAGTTCCGGCTGGGCTACGACGACTCCCTCGACGTGGTCGGTGTCCACGGCGTGGGCGGTACGTGGGGTGCGCTGGCCACGGGGCTTTTCGCGTCGACGGCCGTCAATCCGGGGGGCGCAGACGGCCTCTTTTTCGGGAACCCGGGGCTCGTGGTCACGCAACTCGTCGGCGTGGCCGCGACGATCCTTTACTCCTTCGTCGTGACGTTCGTCCTTCTCAAGATCGTCGATGGCGCCGTGGGGCTGCGGGTCTCCGAAGAAGACGAGATCACCGGACTCGACCTGAGCCAGCACGGAGAGACGGGTTACAACCTATGA
- a CDS encoding fatty acid hydroxylase, protein MPARQAPRKPSSTRSPVADTERAEPSPARHIPTTLGEAFSAFARHRSPRLLFVCTVLAALRRSQLGPLSAADFVAAAALLAFWPLQEWLIHVFILHFRPRKVGRWTLDFAVPKAHRAHHRDPWDYELLFIPFHSYAYSLPLLLLSWHLAAPTSGVAWSGITLHLALALQYEWVHFLVHTRVPPRFGPYRIVWRNHRLHHFRNENYWYGVTRLEADWLLGTAPEPAAVPVSPTARTLGG, encoded by the coding sequence ATGCCAGCCAGGCAGGCTCCCCGAAAACCCAGCTCGACGCGAAGCCCGGTTGCAGACACCGAGCGGGCCGAGCCGTCCCCTGCGCGCCACATTCCCACGACGCTCGGCGAGGCTTTTTCCGCCTTCGCGCGTCACAGAAGCCCGCGGCTCCTTTTCGTCTGCACGGTGCTGGCGGCGCTCCGGAGATCGCAGCTCGGCCCCCTTTCCGCCGCCGACTTCGTGGCCGCGGCAGCGCTCCTCGCCTTCTGGCCACTCCAGGAGTGGCTCATCCACGTTTTCATCCTCCATTTCCGGCCGCGGAAGGTCGGCCGCTGGACGCTCGATTTCGCCGTGCCGAAGGCACACCGCGCGCACCACCGCGACCCGTGGGACTACGAGCTGCTTTTCATCCCTTTCCACTCGTACGCCTACAGCCTCCCGCTTCTCCTCCTGTCGTGGCATCTCGCTGCGCCGACGAGTGGCGTGGCATGGAGCGGAATCACGCTCCACCTGGCACTTGCCCTCCAGTACGAGTGGGTTCATTTCCTCGTGCACACTCGCGTGCCGCCCCGCTTCGGGCCCTACCGGATCGTGTGGCGCAACCACCGTCTCCACCACTTCCGGAACGAAAACTACTGGTACGGCGTGACACGGCTCGAGGCCGACTGGCTTCTCGGGACGGCCCCCGAACCGGCCGCGGTGCCGGTCTCTCCCACGGCTAGGACACTCGGCGGGTAA
- the calB gene encoding putative coniferyl aldehyde dehydrogenase gives MAQTAQLRRIETVENEAQRIFRLQREAYLRHPYPSLDERRENLRKLEKILVENVDGIADAIQADFGCRCPQETKLLEIFGCVDGIRYTQKKLAKWMRPQKRAVSLLFFTGKNRVIPQPKGVVGIVSPWNYPLFLTVSPLTSVLAAGNRAMIKMATNSQNLCRFLAEKFREEFPEDTVAILPGVRPQEFSTLPFDHLVFTGSADAGRTVMHAAAENLTPVTLELGGKSPTIVCEDYDIEKAASHILYGKLINAGQTCLAPDYLFVPETKRDEFVAAARRIVPRRYRDASDPSYTAIIDDRSYRRLRRALDDAEKKGATLVPLLEGASFDDERRKFPPYLVLDPREDMVVMQEEIFGPILPVKTYREIDEVIDYVNAHDRPLGLYLFTNDEKIQEKVLYRTISGGVTINNCVLHVAQHDMPFGGIGASGMGQYHAYEGFLEFSKLRPVFTSPRLGGLELMYPPYTERHERIFRFLLRFGL, from the coding sequence ATGGCTCAGACGGCACAACTGCGGCGGATCGAAACGGTCGAGAACGAGGCGCAGCGAATCTTTCGACTCCAACGGGAGGCGTACCTGAGACACCCCTATCCCAGCCTCGATGAAAGGCGGGAAAATCTTCGCAAACTCGAGAAAATCCTGGTCGAAAACGTCGACGGCATCGCCGATGCCATCCAGGCGGACTTCGGTTGCCGCTGCCCCCAGGAAACGAAGCTCCTCGAGATTTTCGGCTGCGTGGACGGCATCCGCTACACGCAAAAGAAGCTCGCGAAGTGGATGAGACCGCAGAAGCGAGCGGTCTCGCTCCTTTTCTTCACGGGGAAAAACCGCGTGATCCCGCAGCCCAAAGGGGTCGTCGGCATCGTTTCGCCCTGGAATTATCCGCTCTTTCTCACCGTGAGCCCGCTTACGAGCGTCCTTGCGGCCGGAAACCGGGCCATGATCAAGATGGCGACGAACTCTCAGAACCTCTGCCGCTTTCTGGCCGAGAAGTTCCGGGAAGAGTTCCCGGAAGACACGGTCGCGATCTTGCCCGGGGTGCGGCCGCAGGAGTTCTCGACCCTGCCCTTCGACCATCTGGTCTTCACGGGCTCGGCGGACGCAGGCCGAACGGTCATGCACGCCGCCGCCGAGAACCTCACGCCCGTCACGCTCGAGCTCGGAGGCAAGTCCCCGACGATCGTCTGCGAGGACTACGACATCGAGAAGGCAGCGTCGCACATCCTCTACGGGAAACTCATCAATGCCGGACAGACCTGCCTTGCACCGGACTACCTGTTCGTGCCCGAAACCAAACGAGACGAATTCGTCGCTGCCGCCCGGCGCATCGTGCCGCGCCGCTACAGGGACGCGAGCGATCCGTCTTACACGGCCATCATCGACGACCGATCCTACCGGCGATTGCGCCGTGCCCTGGACGACGCCGAAAAGAAAGGAGCCACGCTCGTTCCGCTCCTCGAAGGAGCATCCTTCGACGACGAGCGGCGCAAGTTCCCGCCCTACCTGGTCCTCGACCCGCGCGAGGACATGGTCGTGATGCAGGAGGAAATCTTCGGCCCGATCCTGCCGGTGAAGACCTACCGGGAGATCGACGAGGTCATCGACTACGTCAACGCTCACGACCGGCCGCTCGGCCTCTACCTTTTCACGAACGACGAGAAGATCCAGGAGAAGGTGCTCTACCGCACGATTTCGGGCGGCGTGACCATCAACAACTGCGTCCTCCACGTCGCGCAGCACGACATGCCGTTCGGCGGCATCGGTGCGAGCGGCATGGGACAGTACCACGCGTACGAGGGGTTCCTGGAATTCAGCAAGCTTCGGCCGGTTTTCACGAGCCCTCGCCTGGGAGGTCTCGAACTCATGTACCCGCCCTACACCGAGCGTCACGAGCGCATCTTCCGCTTTCTGCTGCGATTCGGGCTGTAG
- a CDS encoding acyl-CoA synthetase: MHVSRTELTPLLFLERAERVYATRPAVVYGKRRYSYREFGRRIRRLATALRRSGLERGDRVAFLAPNVPALLEAHFGVALAGGVLVAINTRLHPEEVSYILNHSGARFYFVDAELAASVGPPREAIPGVRLVVTVDDPEFAPAVPRRFDGPEYEEFLQEEPDLELPFRAESEDDLYSLNYTSGTTGRPKGVMYTHRGAYLNALAEITCHGLDASSVFLWTLPLFHCNGWCFPWALTAVGARHVLLRKVDPPVVWDLVRKEGVTHFNGAPTVLIMLINDPAAPTERLPRPLRIATGGAPPSPTLLGQWEAIGAEITHLYGLTETYGPHTFCEWLPEWNDLPAEERARLRARQGVPNVVACELRVVDDEMRDVPADGKTMGEVVMRGNNVMKGYYQDPEATAEAFRGGWFHSGDMAVVHPDGYIELRDRKKDIIISGGENISTIEVEQVIARHPAVLEVAVIAVPDEKWGEVPKAFVVAKEGFQLTAEEVIAHCRAHLAHFKCPKAVEFGPLPKTSTGKVQKFLLREREWKGRDKRIH, encoded by the coding sequence ATGCACGTTTCCCGAACCGAGTTGACCCCCCTCCTTTTCCTCGAACGGGCCGAGAGGGTTTATGCTACACGGCCCGCGGTCGTATACGGAAAAAGGCGGTACTCCTACCGCGAATTCGGCCGACGCATCCGGCGGCTCGCCACGGCTCTGCGTCGCTCGGGCCTCGAGCGGGGAGACCGGGTCGCCTTTCTCGCCCCCAACGTCCCGGCTTTGCTCGAAGCTCACTTCGGTGTAGCGCTCGCCGGCGGGGTTCTCGTGGCCATCAACACGCGGCTTCACCCCGAGGAGGTCTCCTACATCCTGAACCATTCGGGGGCCAGGTTCTACTTCGTCGACGCCGAACTGGCTGCGTCGGTCGGACCCCCGCGGGAGGCGATTCCCGGAGTCCGCCTCGTGGTCACGGTGGACGACCCCGAATTCGCGCCGGCCGTGCCGCGCCGGTTCGACGGGCCGGAGTACGAGGAGTTCCTCCAAGAGGAGCCGGACCTCGAGCTCCCGTTCCGGGCCGAAAGCGAGGACGACCTCTATTCCCTGAACTACACTTCGGGTACCACGGGGCGCCCCAAGGGCGTCATGTACACGCACCGCGGCGCCTACCTGAACGCCCTGGCCGAAATCACCTGCCACGGGCTGGATGCCTCCTCGGTCTTTCTCTGGACTCTGCCCCTCTTTCACTGCAACGGCTGGTGCTTTCCCTGGGCGCTTACCGCCGTCGGCGCGCGGCACGTACTTCTGCGCAAGGTCGATCCCCCGGTCGTCTGGGATCTCGTCCGGAAAGAGGGCGTCACGCACTTCAACGGCGCGCCTACCGTCCTCATCATGCTGATCAACGACCCTGCAGCCCCCACCGAGCGGCTTCCTCGGCCCCTCCGGATCGCGACGGGCGGTGCCCCTCCCTCGCCGACCCTTCTCGGGCAGTGGGAAGCCATCGGTGCCGAGATCACGCACCTCTACGGTCTGACCGAGACGTACGGTCCCCATACGTTCTGCGAGTGGCTTCCGGAGTGGAACGACCTTCCGGCCGAGGAGCGTGCTCGGCTACGAGCCCGGCAGGGGGTTCCGAACGTCGTGGCGTGCGAGCTCAGGGTCGTGGACGACGAGATGCGGGACGTCCCCGCCGACGGCAAGACCATGGGCGAAGTAGTGATGCGGGGCAACAACGTCATGAAAGGCTACTACCAGGACCCCGAGGCCACGGCGGAGGCTTTCCGCGGGGGCTGGTTTCACTCGGGAGACATGGCCGTCGTGCATCCCGACGGGTACATCGAGCTCAGGGACCGCAAAAAGGACATCATCATCTCGGGCGGTGAGAACATTTCCACGATCGAGGTCGAACAGGTCATCGCCCGCCATCCCGCGGTCCTCGAAGTGGCCGTGATTGCCGTACCCGACGAGAAGTGGGGAGAGGTGCCCAAGGCGTTCGTCGTCGCGAAAGAAGGCTTCCAGCTCACCGCCGAGGAGGTCATCGCGCACTGCCGCGCGCACCTCGCGCACTTCAAATGCCCCAAAGCCGTGGAGTTCGGCCCTCTCCCGAAAACGTCCACCGGGAAGGTGCAGAAGTTCCTCCTGCGGGAGCGCGAGTGGAAGGGGAGGGACAAAAGGATTCACTAG
- the sucC gene encoding succinate--CoA ligase [ADP-forming] subunit beta: protein MNVHEFQAKEVLRRYGVAVPDGRVATSAEEVFDAASALGLPVVVKAQIHAGGRGKAGGVRLCSTAEEAREFAAGLLGKPLVTHQTGPEGRVVRRVLVERACEIEREYYLGLLVDRSTGRPTFMGSAEGGVEIEEVAARSPEKIVRQAVDPATGILDFQARRLAFAMGLPRAGAAQAVRLLKGVYAAFVERDASLAEINPLVWTRGGQLLALDAKMSFDDNALYRHPEVRELRDPAEEDPKEAEAAKHDLSYIALDGNIGCMVNGAGLAMATMDIIKLYGGSPANFLDVGGGASAEKVAAAFKILLSDSNVRAVLINIFGGIMKCDVIAKGVVEAARQVHVGVPIVVRLEGTNVEIGRQILDESELDIIAAEDMADAARKVVEAAKA from the coding sequence ATGAACGTTCACGAATTCCAGGCCAAGGAGGTCCTGCGCCGTTACGGCGTGGCGGTTCCCGACGGCAGGGTCGCGACGTCCGCGGAAGAAGTCTTCGACGCAGCCTCGGCTCTGGGGCTTCCCGTGGTCGTCAAAGCCCAGATCCACGCCGGCGGGCGCGGAAAGGCGGGCGGGGTGAGGCTCTGCTCGACGGCGGAAGAGGCGCGGGAATTCGCTGCGGGGCTTCTCGGGAAGCCCCTGGTCACGCACCAGACGGGGCCGGAAGGCCGCGTGGTGAGGCGGGTCCTGGTCGAGCGGGCGTGCGAAATCGAGCGCGAGTACTACCTGGGACTTCTCGTCGACCGGTCGACGGGCCGGCCGACTTTCATGGGCAGCGCGGAGGGCGGGGTCGAGATCGAGGAGGTAGCGGCCCGTTCTCCCGAGAAAATCGTGAGACAAGCTGTGGATCCGGCCACGGGGATCCTCGACTTTCAGGCTCGGCGCCTGGCTTTCGCCATGGGGTTGCCCAGGGCCGGCGCCGCGCAGGCCGTACGGCTCCTCAAAGGAGTCTACGCCGCGTTCGTCGAGCGCGACGCGTCTCTCGCGGAGATCAATCCCCTGGTGTGGACGCGCGGAGGTCAGCTTCTGGCGCTCGACGCCAAGATGAGCTTCGACGACAACGCGCTTTATCGGCACCCCGAGGTCCGGGAGCTTCGCGACCCGGCGGAAGAGGACCCCAAGGAGGCCGAGGCGGCCAAGCACGACCTCAGCTACATCGCCCTCGACGGGAACATCGGGTGCATGGTGAACGGCGCCGGGCTCGCCATGGCCACGATGGACATCATCAAGCTTTACGGCGGTTCGCCCGCCAACTTTCTGGACGTGGGTGGCGGCGCTTCCGCCGAGAAGGTCGCCGCTGCTTTCAAGATTCTTCTTTCGGACTCGAACGTGCGTGCGGTTCTCATCAACATCTTCGGCGGTATCATGAAGTGCGACGTCATCGCGAAAGGCGTCGTCGAAGCGGCACGGCAAGTCCACGTCGGCGTGCCGATCGTGGTGCGGCTCGAGGGGACGAACGTCGAGATCGGGAGGCAGATTCTCGACGAGTCCGAACTCGACATCATCGCGGCGGAAGACATGGCGGACGCGGCCCGGAAGGTGGTGGAAGCCGCCAAAGCCTAG
- the mdh gene encoding malate dehydrogenase encodes MRRKIALVGSGMIGGTLAHLLLQHRLGDVVLYDVVEGLPQGKALDLWEAGPIGGWDARVVGTNDIAEIAGADVCVVTAGSPRKPGMSRDDLLGINARVISEVSEAIRRHAPDSFVVVVTNPLDAMVTLALRVTGFPKQRVVGQAGVLDSARYRAFVAAELGVSVESVHAVVLGGHGDDMVPVRSYCHVGGIPVSRLIPADRLDEIEKRVRFAGGEIVQLMGTSAYYSTAHAILRMVESYLLDKKEILPCAAYLEGEYGMRDLYLGVPVCIGSKGVERVVELELTTAEKEALGRSAAHVRELVEAMDRVLAGQGERT; translated from the coding sequence TACGACGTCGTCGAGGGCCTGCCGCAAGGCAAAGCCCTGGACCTCTGGGAAGCGGGACCGATCGGCGGGTGGGACGCTCGGGTCGTGGGGACGAACGACATCGCGGAGATCGCGGGTGCCGACGTGTGCGTGGTCACGGCCGGGTCGCCTCGTAAGCCCGGCATGAGTCGCGACGATTTGCTCGGGATCAACGCTCGCGTCATTTCCGAGGTGAGCGAGGCGATCCGCCGGCACGCGCCGGACTCTTTCGTCGTCGTCGTCACGAACCCGCTGGACGCCATGGTCACTCTGGCCCTGCGGGTCACCGGGTTTCCGAAGCAGCGCGTCGTGGGGCAGGCGGGGGTCCTCGACTCGGCTCGCTACCGGGCCTTCGTCGCGGCGGAGCTCGGCGTTTCCGTGGAGAGCGTCCACGCCGTCGTACTCGGGGGGCACGGCGACGACATGGTGCCCGTCCGGAGCTACTGCCACGTGGGAGGGATTCCGGTTTCGCGACTCATCCCGGCCGACCGGCTCGACGAAATCGAAAAGAGGGTCCGCTTCGCCGGGGGCGAGATCGTGCAGCTCATGGGCACTTCGGCGTACTATTCGACGGCCCATGCGATCTTACGGATGGTCGAGTCCTATCTGCTGGACAAAAAGGAAATTCTTCCCTGTGCGGCGTACCTGGAGGGAGAATACGGGATGCGGGACCTCTATCTGGGCGTGCCGGTTTGCATCGGCAGCAAGGGCGTCGAGCGGGTGGTCGAGCTCGAACTCACGACGGCGGAGAAGGAAGCTCTCGGTCGCTCGGCCGCGCACGTGCGGGAGCTGGTCGAGGCGATGGACCGGGTCCTGGCAGGGCAGGGGGAACGGACATGA